In Paenibacillus sp. 1781tsa1, one DNA window encodes the following:
- a CDS encoding 5-methyltetrahydropteroyltriglutamate--homocysteine S-methyltransferase: MIPFRNDHVGSFLRPANLSQAREQYKSGNITYEELRAVEDQEIIRIVEKQKENGVLAVTDGEFRRSWWHFDFLGGLDGVELYEEIDGPQFHNMQTRKGGIRVVGKVDFSSHPFVEDFEFLKKHAGDAVAKQTIPSPNMLLYRLENEANIYTDREQFLQDTIAAYQKAIQAFYDAGCRYLQLDDTAWADLFSEAGHDKLRAKGLEPAEELKTMQRMINETLAHKPADLVVTMHICRGNYKSNYFSTGGYEYASEVIFGGLNVDGLFLEFDDERSGGFEPLQYVNRTDLKIVLGLLTSKTGELEDKEQIKARIAEAATYVPLEQLCLSPQCGFSSTEEGNILTEEQQWRKLRYVKEIAEEVWK; encoded by the coding sequence ATGATACCTTTTCGTAATGATCATGTAGGCAGCTTTCTACGCCCTGCAAACTTAAGCCAGGCACGTGAACAATATAAATCAGGCAACATCACATATGAAGAATTAAGAGCTGTGGAAGATCAAGAGATTATTCGAATTGTTGAAAAGCAAAAGGAAAATGGCGTATTGGCAGTTACGGACGGTGAATTCCGCAGAAGCTGGTGGCATTTTGATTTTCTGGGCGGCTTGGATGGCGTAGAACTATATGAGGAAATTGATGGACCTCAATTCCATAATATGCAAACTCGCAAGGGTGGAATTCGTGTTGTTGGTAAAGTAGATTTCTCGAGTCATCCCTTTGTTGAGGATTTTGAGTTTTTGAAAAAGCATGCAGGTGACGCAGTAGCGAAACAGACCATTCCAAGTCCCAACATGCTTCTATATCGATTGGAAAATGAAGCCAATATCTATACGGACCGAGAGCAATTCCTTCAGGATACGATTGCGGCGTATCAAAAAGCCATTCAAGCTTTTTATGATGCGGGATGTCGATACCTGCAATTAGATGATACCGCTTGGGCAGACCTGTTCTCAGAAGCTGGTCACGATAAGCTGCGTGCCAAAGGTCTGGAACCGGCAGAAGAGTTGAAAACGATGCAGCGAATGATTAACGAAACTTTGGCTCATAAACCGGCGGATTTAGTTGTGACGATGCATATTTGTCGTGGTAACTATAAATCAAATTATTTCTCAACGGGTGGTTACGAGTACGCTTCTGAAGTTATCTTTGGTGGCTTAAACGTAGATGGATTATTCCTGGAATTTGATGATGAGCGCTCAGGTGGCTTCGAGCCTTTACAATATGTGAATCGAACAGATTTGAAAATCGTGCTTGGTTTACTTACTTCGAAGACAGGCGAGTTAGAGGATAAAGAACAGATTAAAGCTCGGATTGCAGAGGCGGCAACCTATGTACCACTTGAGCAACTTTGTTTGAGCCCACAATGCGGCTTTTCGTCTACAGAAGAAGGCAACATTTTAACGGAAGAACAACAATGGCGTAAACTTCGTTATGTGAAGGAAATTGCAGAAGAAGTTTGGAAATAA
- a CDS encoding right-handed parallel beta-helix repeat-containing protein: MEYHVSNHGNDQGTGTADQPLRTISRAAAHAMAGDTVIVHAGVYREWVNPSNGGTAEHRIVYRSAGDGEVVITGAERITNWKSEGDHVWSTEVLNSIFSVRNPFEVELSGDWLFDGHFPIHLGDVYLDGKSLYECDSIESVNNPEVWPEAKYPKDSLLKWYAEVGSTTTKIWANFGGKDPRKENVEINVRPYCFWPEKPGLDYITVSGFTLRQASPQWAPPTDYQEGLIGPHWSKGWIIENNIISESKCVGISLGTEIGTGHTKSLEKHSKGGTQREQEVILQALRSGWHKDNIGSHTVRGNVIHDCEQAGIVGHMGAAFSHIYQNRIYNIHHKRLRHGAEVAGIKLHASLDTQISENIMYSCYRALWLDWQAQGTRISRNVFFDNLSEDLFVEVCHGPYMVDHNLFLSPMNFRNMAQGGAFAHNLFAGRFVVRSEITRITPYHFPHETAMAGYSNITGGDDRYYNNIFLGDNDANKEPVPITFFEHLPLKSRDEVGEDGKTVMDGVPDNSICYLHAVGLGGYDQHPNVKDKKWWEYTKEELLELGDAAKDFFIGNAVLPVAMGGNVFLNDAVPSTHESDAKIYTQKDIIVEIDPAVGKVHIQIHDPELLRGTSEMLVTTDLLGKTYHANMKFEEPDSSPYHFDSDFFGTKRPDADVTPGPFELIRNSSVEFEI, encoded by the coding sequence ATGGAATATCATGTATCTAACCATGGGAATGATCAAGGAACAGGAACAGCAGATCAACCCCTGCGTACCATATCACGCGCTGCGGCTCATGCCATGGCTGGTGATACCGTTATTGTTCATGCGGGAGTTTACAGGGAATGGGTTAACCCTTCTAATGGGGGAACAGCGGAGCATAGAATCGTATATCGATCCGCGGGAGACGGGGAAGTCGTAATAACAGGAGCTGAGCGGATTACCAACTGGAAGTCTGAAGGAGACCATGTTTGGAGCACAGAAGTGCTCAATTCCATCTTTTCCGTCCGTAATCCCTTTGAGGTGGAGCTCAGTGGAGACTGGTTGTTTGACGGACACTTCCCAATTCATCTCGGTGATGTCTATTTGGATGGCAAATCATTATATGAATGCGATAGTATTGAAAGCGTTAACAACCCTGAGGTTTGGCCCGAAGCCAAGTATCCCAAGGATTCACTGTTAAAATGGTATGCCGAGGTTGGTTCTACGACAACCAAAATCTGGGCCAATTTTGGCGGAAAAGATCCTCGTAAGGAAAATGTAGAAATTAATGTACGTCCTTATTGCTTCTGGCCTGAAAAACCAGGTCTGGACTACATTACCGTAAGCGGTTTCACTCTTCGTCAAGCTTCCCCCCAATGGGCACCACCTACGGACTATCAGGAAGGTTTAATTGGTCCTCACTGGAGCAAGGGCTGGATTATTGAAAACAATATCATCAGTGAATCCAAATGCGTTGGTATTAGCCTGGGTACCGAAATCGGTACAGGGCACACCAAGTCTTTGGAGAAGCATAGTAAAGGTGGTACTCAACGCGAGCAGGAAGTTATTTTACAAGCATTACGCTCCGGCTGGCATAAAGATAACATCGGCAGTCACACAGTTCGAGGTAATGTGATTCATGATTGTGAACAGGCAGGTATTGTGGGTCATATGGGAGCAGCCTTCAGCCACATTTATCAGAACCGTATTTATAATATTCACCACAAACGACTCAGACACGGTGCCGAAGTAGCGGGAATTAAACTGCATGCTTCACTGGATACTCAAATTAGCGAAAATATAATGTATAGCTGTTACCGTGCGCTTTGGCTGGACTGGCAAGCACAGGGTACTCGCATCAGCCGTAATGTATTTTTTGACAATCTTTCGGAAGACCTCTTCGTTGAGGTTTGCCATGGTCCGTATATGGTTGATCATAATCTATTTCTCTCCCCGATGAATTTCAGAAATATGGCCCAGGGCGGAGCCTTTGCTCATAATTTATTTGCAGGCCGATTTGTCGTTCGTTCCGAGATTACCCGTATCACGCCATATCACTTCCCTCACGAGACAGCCATGGCCGGATACTCCAATATCACGGGAGGCGATGACAGGTATTACAACAATATCTTCTTGGGTGATAACGATGCGAATAAAGAACCTGTTCCTATTACCTTCTTTGAGCATCTTCCCCTTAAATCAAGGGATGAAGTTGGAGAGGACGGGAAGACGGTCATGGACGGGGTTCCGGACAATTCCATATGTTATCTGCATGCTGTGGGACTGGGCGGCTACGATCAACATCCTAATGTGAAAGATAAGAAATGGTGGGAATATACCAAAGAGGAGCTTCTTGAGCTTGGCGATGCGGCGAAGGATTTCTTTATAGGCAATGCCGTTCTTCCGGTGGCTATGGGTGGCAATGTATTTCTTAACGATGCGGTTCCAAGTACTCATGAATCCGATGCAAAGATATATACTCAGAAGGATATAATCGTTGAGATTGATCCTGCAGTAGGTAAGGTGCACATTCAGATCCATGATCCCGAATTGCTTCGGGGTACCTCTGAAATGTTAGTTACCACGGATCTGCTTGGAAAGACTTATCACGCCAACATGAAATTTGAGGAGCCGGACAGCAGTCCATATCATTTTGACTCCGATTTCTTCGGAACAAAGAGACCCGATGCAGATGTTACACCTGGTCCCTTCGAGTTAATCAGAAATAGTAGTGTTGAGTTTGAGATTTAG
- a CDS encoding DUF2306 domain-containing protein, producing the protein MGNKMIRALVLILAFSIAGYAIVQYGVLKASDAGLVSFKLQKPNFELKPWLYVLYIHIVTAIFALIIGPFQLFMKPTNDRKRWHRLLGYGYVLSITVSGIVSVYLSLFATGGWIAGLGFMSLDVLWVATTLIATRKIMAKDIQAHKAWMLRSYALTFAAVTLRIWLAPLNLLLGDFEAAFRVVAWVCWIPNLLVIEAVISRMRLRQRQ; encoded by the coding sequence ATGGGAAATAAGATGATTCGGGCACTCGTTCTCATTCTTGCATTTTCGATTGCCGGATACGCAATTGTTCAGTATGGCGTGCTTAAAGCTAGTGATGCAGGACTTGTCTCTTTCAAATTGCAAAAGCCGAATTTTGAACTCAAACCATGGTTATATGTACTATACATCCATATTGTTACCGCGATATTTGCCTTGATCATAGGACCCTTTCAACTATTTATGAAGCCAACGAATGATAGGAAACGTTGGCATCGCCTACTGGGGTATGGATATGTTCTTTCGATTACAGTTAGTGGGATCGTGAGTGTTTATTTATCCCTTTTTGCCACGGGAGGTTGGATTGCCGGGCTTGGGTTCATGTCGCTCGATGTATTGTGGGTTGCGACGACGCTTATTGCAACGAGAAAAATTATGGCGAAAGACATCCAAGCTCATAAAGCATGGATGCTTCGCAGTTATGCGCTTACTTTTGCAGCGGTCACGCTTCGAATCTGGTTAGCGCCGCTGAATCTTCTGCTTGGCGATTTCGAGGCGGCGTTTCGGGTTGTCGCTTGGGTTTGTTGGATTCCTAATCTGCTCGTCATAGAAGCCGTGATTTCCAGAATGAGGTTGCGGCAGCGGCAATGA
- a CDS encoding SDR family oxidoreductase, translating into MRVLVTGATGFIGGAVVRELLDAGHQVVGLARSEKAGKRLTALGAQVQVGSIEDLAGLRKVAAAVDGVIHLAFFHKFSHAGLPTRLRVLFGGNPRHVVMRFMKAAIETDRRAIETLGTSLPAGDRALVVAMPTMTLTPGRLGSEASAGDPQSQGGLRIISEHTTLDLANRGIRSSIVRLPPIVHGEGDKTGLFPNLVDIARKKGFSAYTGSGNNRWPSVHLLDAARLFRLALEHAPAGSRFHAVSEEGIPFQEIATALGLHLNLPVQGIGVEEAGKHFGWLAPFTKTDNPASSALTQQRLGWKPVHPTLLDDIRKGYYF; encoded by the coding sequence ATGCGTGTATTGGTTACAGGGGCGACAGGATTCATCGGAGGGGCGGTCGTTCGCGAACTGCTGGATGCCGGTCATCAAGTGGTTGGTCTTGCCCGTTCTGAAAAAGCCGGCAAACGGCTTACGGCACTGGGTGCCCAGGTTCAAGTCGGTTCGATTGAGGATTTAGCAGGCTTGCGCAAAGTGGCTGCTGCAGTAGACGGGGTCATTCATTTGGCCTTCTTCCACAAGTTCTCGCATGCGGGCCTTCCAACTCGGCTTAGGGTTTTATTCGGAGGGAATCCTCGTCATGTAGTGATGCGATTTATGAAGGCTGCAATTGAGACCGATAGGCGAGCCATCGAGACACTTGGCACCTCCTTACCCGCCGGTGACCGGGCGCTTGTCGTCGCGATGCCTACGATGACGCTTACTCCCGGTCGTCTCGGATCGGAGGCCAGCGCTGGGGATCCTCAATCGCAAGGTGGATTACGCATCATTTCAGAACATACCACCCTAGACTTGGCGAATCGTGGGATACGTTCCTCGATTGTACGCCTCCCACCGATCGTACACGGTGAAGGCGATAAGACGGGCTTGTTCCCAAATCTGGTGGACATCGCTCGCAAGAAGGGGTTCTCCGCCTATACAGGCTCCGGTAACAACCGTTGGCCATCCGTGCATCTACTGGATGCGGCGCGCCTTTTTAGACTCGCCTTAGAACATGCTCCGGCAGGGTCCCGGTTTCATGCAGTGAGCGAAGAGGGCATTCCATTTCAAGAGATCGCCACGGCTTTGGGCCTCCATTTGAACTTGCCGGTCCAAGGTATTGGGGTTGAAGAAGCAGGTAAACATTTCGGATGGCTTGCACCCTTCACGAAAACGGATAATCCGGCGTCCAGTGCGTTGACGCAGCAGCGTTTAGGATGGAAACCAGTACATCCTACCCTTTTAGATGATATTCGGAAGGGGTATTATTTCTAA
- a CDS encoding AraC family transcriptional regulator encodes MDNYYKYEDVSVLDDANSALDSEAARLATLIYKHTSQDGTYASPIHGLYVNRYSQVEAADDVHTMLSPVICIAAQGKKRITVGKDAYEYGASRVYIAPVALPVAMKIMQASHQIPFLGIGLYLDPQRIASLLPMVFPNGLPEVRNRSACYVIEADLAMMNAAARLMACLSSPDDAQMLAPLVKDEIYIRILRSPIGVYVAETVLAESGMQQVAKAIDWLQNNFSQPWKVADLAELVHMSESSFREYFRSATAMSPLQYQKVLRLQEARRLMLSSSIDATTASRRVGYLSDSQFSRDYSRFFGCPPTRDITRWRQDQQKLK; translated from the coding sequence ATGGACAATTACTATAAATATGAGGATGTATCTGTATTAGATGATGCCAATTCAGCGCTAGATAGTGAGGCAGCTCGGTTGGCAACTTTGATTTACAAGCATACTTCGCAGGATGGGACCTATGCTTCACCGATCCATGGTCTGTATGTGAATCGATATTCGCAAGTAGAAGCGGCGGATGATGTTCACACTATGTTATCCCCGGTAATCTGCATTGCAGCGCAAGGGAAAAAGCGAATTACCGTAGGCAAGGATGCTTATGAGTATGGTGCTTCGCGAGTGTATATTGCCCCCGTTGCCTTGCCTGTTGCGATGAAAATCATGCAGGCCAGTCACCAAATACCGTTCTTGGGGATAGGTCTATACCTCGATCCGCAAAGGATTGCTTCGTTGCTGCCGATGGTATTTCCTAATGGTTTACCGGAGGTTCGCAATCGCAGTGCGTGCTACGTCATAGAAGCAGACTTGGCCATGATGAACGCCGCTGCAAGATTGATGGCTTGCCTGTCCTCTCCCGATGATGCTCAAATGCTGGCTCCATTGGTGAAAGACGAGATTTATATCCGCATCCTCCGTAGCCCAATCGGTGTTTATGTTGCCGAGACTGTTCTGGCGGAATCGGGCATGCAGCAGGTTGCAAAAGCGATTGATTGGCTCCAAAATAACTTTTCTCAGCCGTGGAAAGTAGCGGATTTGGCGGAGCTGGTCCATATGAGCGAATCGTCGTTTCGCGAGTATTTCAGATCGGCTACTGCGATGAGCCCTCTGCAATATCAAAAGGTGCTGCGCCTGCAAGAGGCGAGGCGTCTAATGTTATCCAGCTCCATTGACGCAACTACGGCGAGCCGGCGTGTAGGCTATTTGAGTGATTCCCAATTTAGCCGCGATTACAGCCGATTTTTTGGGTGCCCTCCAACTAGAGATATCACAAGGTGGCGTCAGGACCAGCAAAAGTTGAAGTGA